A single region of the Brassica rapa cultivar Chiifu-401-42 chromosome A03, CAAS_Brap_v3.01, whole genome shotgun sequence genome encodes:
- the LOC103861563 gene encoding probable transcriptional regulator SLK1: MNKATVSGAIESSFSLTDALTMQRNGGISNPRVPTSPMSFSNNINVPGSLVLDGSASMQQGGQGSVPVRENSYLHVDKKPKLEVKQEDMLQQQVLQQYIQRQDPTGRNPQLQALLHQQRMRQQQQQILQSMSPSQRLQLQQQQQLLRQQQGAQQIPPSVRPFEPGVCARKLMMYLYHLQQRPAENCITYWRKFVAEYFSPRAKQRLCLSQYESAGHHALGMVSQAAPDMWQCDLCGTKSGKGFEATFDVLARLNEIKFASGIIDEFLYLDLPRENRFSNGLMMLEYRKAVQETVHEQFRVIREGHLRIIFSQDLKILSWEFCARRHEELLLRRLIAPQVNQLLQVALKCQSTISESGSDGVSKQDLQSNSNMVLGAGRQLAKFMELQSLNDLGYPKRYIRTLQISEVVKSMKDLMNFTGDHKIGPIEGLKRLFEQTATVKLQRQKEMEQLGNSGAIMNASSQAQMALTQGTMNGLTGNNNNHPQIVGRGAMNGSAQAAAALTNYQSMLMRQNAMNNPNSKQEGFSSQSQSPSSSSHQRQNLATGGFPSSPQMQQRTMNGAPNTLQQNPPHRLLQPPHSHGTNQEQQMLHQMLQQMSENGANVQQQQAFSGQSGGNSNAERNPTASTSNISGGGGVRVPSRNNSFKSASNSNLHLTEDIPITELPHDFSADDFFNNSDIYGSL, from the exons ATGAACAAAGCAACGGTCTCAGGAGCGATAGAATCTAGTTTCTCACTGACTGATGCTCTAACTATGCAGAGGAACGGAGGCATCAGTAATCCACGTGTCCCAACGTCACCAATGTCCTTCTCGAATAACATTAACGTTCCAGGCTCCTTGGTTCTTGATGGCTCTGCTTCAATGCAGCAAGGAGGACAAGGCTCAGTTCCAGTGAGGGAAAACAGTTATCTCCATGTGGATAAGAAGCCCAAGTTAGAGGTTAAGCAAGAGGACATGCTGCAGCAGCAGGTTTTACAGCAGTACATCCAGCGTCAGGACCCCACGGGGAGGAATCCACAGCTGCAAGCTTTGCTTCACCAGCAGAGGATGAGGCAACAGCAGCAGCAGATTCTTCAGTCCATGTCACCGTCTCAGAGACTCCAACTCCAGCAACAGCAGCAGTTGTTGAGACAGCAGCAAGGCGCTCAGCAGATCCCTCCTAGTGTACGTCCTTTTGAACCTGGCGTCTGTGCAAGGAAACTGATGATGTACTTGTATCATCTACAGCAACGACCTGCT GAAAATTGCATTACTTATTGGAGAAAATTCGTGGCTGAGTACTTCTCACCTCGTGCAAAGCAAAGGTTGTGCTTGTCACAGTACGAAAGTGCTGGCCACCATGCGCTTGGCATGGTTTCCCAGGCAGCTCCG GATATGTGGCAGTGTGATCTTTGTGGCACAAAGTCTGGAAAAGGATTTG AGGCAACGTTCGATGTGCTTGCAAGACTAAATGAAATCAAATTTGCTAGTGGCATCATTGATGAATTCTTATATCTGGACCTTCCACGAGAAAACAGATTTTCCAATGGACTGATGATGTTAGAATATAGAAAAGCAGTTCAGGAAACTGTACATGAGCAGTTTCGTGTTATCCGTGAGGGACATCTTCGTATCATATTCTCTCAAGATTTGAAG ATACTTTCTTGGGAGTTTTGTGCTCGGCGTCATGAAGAGCTTCTCCTCCGCAGACTTATTGCTCCACAG GTGAACCAGTTGCTTCAGGTTGCACTGAAATGCCAGAGCACAATCTCGGAGAGTGGGTCAGATGGAGTTTCTAAGCAGGATTTACAGTCAAACAGTAACAT GGTCTTGGGAGCAGGACGGCAGCTGGCAAAGTTCATGGAATTACAGTCTCTGAATGATCTTGGCTATCCAAAAAGATATATCAGAACTCTACAG ATATCTGAAGTTGTTAAGAGCATGAAGGATCTGATGAACTTCACTGGCGACCACAAAATTGGTCCTATTG AGGGGTTGAAACGGCTTTTTGAACAGACAGCGACAGTAAAGCTCCAGAGACAGAAAGAGATGGAGCAGTTAGGTAATAGTGGAGCTATAATGAATGCGTCATCTCAAGCTCAGATGGCGTTGACACAAGGAACGATGAACGGCCTAACTGGGAACAACAACAATCACCCTCAAATAGTCGGTCGTGGAGCTATGAATGGCTCAGCTCAAGCCGCAGCAGCTCTGACCAACTACCAGAGCATGCTTATGAGGCAAAATGCTATGAACAACCCAAACTCAAAACAAGAGGGGTTCTCGAGTCAGAGCCAGAGTCCATCTTCCTCGTCTCATCAGAGGCAGAACTTAGCCACAGGTGGATTTCCCAGCTCTCCCCAGATGCAACAGCGCACCATGAATGGCGCTCCCAACACGCTTCAACAGAATCCTCCTCATCGTTTGCTGCAACCACCACATTCACATGGTACCAATCAGGAGCAGCAGATGCTTCACCAGATGTTGCAGCAGATGTCTGAAAATGGAGCAAATGTGCAACAGCAACAAGCCTTTTCAGGTCAAAGTGGTGGCAACAGTAATGCAGAGAGAAACCCAACTGCCTCTACTTCAAACATctcaggaggaggaggagtacGAGTTCCAAGCCGCAACAACAGTTTCAAATCAGCTTCAAACAGCAACCTTCATTTAACAGAAGATATACCTATCACAGAACTACCTCATGATTTCTCAGCAGACGACTTCTTCAACAACAGCGATATTTATGGCAGCTTGTAA
- the LOC103861564 gene encoding probable transcriptional regulator SLK1 isoform X2: MGENNYYHVDKKKKPKLEEVEQDDMLHYNQYQDPPTGGQDLQLQAWRRQQNQFLQSQRPHHLPQQQYIQHQGPTVRNPQLQALLHRYRLRQHQQTLQLQLQQQQQLRRLLLQQQIPPNVCPFGGGMCAHRKFMMFLHHIKQRPEDNCITFWRAFVAEYFSPRAKQRLCFSQYKGADHMLGTLPQGMWQCNHCGTKSGKGVEATFDVLPRLFEIKFASGFVNELLSLEDPRECRVSSGLIVLKYRKLVQTIEYEQCRVVHEGPFLIIFSQDLKILRWEFCVQRHEEFLPRRRIAPKVNQLLQVVAQQDLQTNSNMVLAARRQLANSMELQPLNDLGYPKKYFRALQTYEVVKSMKALMDFTENHKIGPIEGWKRLSEQKERMRLQRQKMQEMEHLWNSGAMNRSAQAQMDGLTGYNNHHHSSAQAAAALTNNQSMLMRLNAVNNQYSDTSIQEGFSSSQHPTPNSNQGHQRQNLATGGFLSSPQMQQQQQRTLNTFQQTHFPEDATEIPVEFSDDNFNDSDKQGSL; the protein is encoded by the exons ATGGGGGAAAACAATTATTACCATGtggataagaagaagaagcccaAGTTAGAAGAAGTTGAGCAAGACGACATGCTGCACTACAATCAGTATCAGGACCCACCCACGGGGGGACAAGATCTGCAGTTGCAAGCTTGGAGGAGGCAACAGAACCAGTTTCTTCAATCTCAGAGACCCCACCATCTTCCACAACAGCAGTACATCCAGCACCAGGGCCCCACCGTAAGGAATCCGCAGTTGCAAGCTTTGCTTCACCGGTACAGGCTGAGGCAACACCAGCAGACGCTTCAACTCCAACTTCAGCAACAGCAGCAGCTGAGACGGCTACTACTGCAACAACAGATCCCTCCTAATGTATGTCCTTTTGGAGGTGGTATGTGCGCTCATCGGAAATTTATGATGTTCTTGCATCACATAAAGCAACGACCTGAG gatAATTGCATTACCTTTTGGAGGGCATTCGTGGCTGAATACTTCTCACCTCGTGCAAAGCAAAGGTTGTGCTTTTCACAGTACAAAGGTGCTGACCACATGCTTGGCACCTTACCACAG GGTATGTGGCAGTGTAATCACTGCGGCACCAAGTCTGGAAAAGGAGTTG AGGCAACTTTCGATGTGCTTCCCAGACTATTTGAAATCAAATTTGCTAGTGGCTTCGTTAACGAGCTCTTATCTCTGGAAGATCCACGAGAATGCAGAGTTTCCAGTGGACTGATtgtattaaaatatagaaaactaGTTCAGACAATTGAATATGAGCAGTGTCGTGTTGTTCATGAGGGCCCTTTTCTGATCATATTCTCTCAAGATTTAAAG ATCCTGCGTTGGGAGTTTTGTGTTCAGCGTCATGAAGAGTTTCTTCCCCGCAGACGTATTGCTCCCAAG GTGAACCAGTTGCTTCAGGTTGTTGCTCAGCAGGATTTACAAACAAACAGTAACAT GGTCTTGGCGGCAAGAAGGCAGCTGGCAAATTCCATGGAATTACAGCCTCTGAATGATCTTGGctatccaaaaaaatatttcagagCTCTACAG ACATATGAAGTTGTCAAGAGCATGAAGGCTCTGATGGATTTCACAGAGAACCACAAAATTGGCCCTATCG AGGGGTGGAAACGACTTTCGGAACAGAAAGAGAGAATGAGGCTCCAGAGACAGAAAATGCAAGAGATGGAGCACTTATGGAATAGTGGAGCTATGAATAGGTCAGCTCAAGCTCAGATGGACGGCCTAACTGGCTACAACAATCACCATCATAGCTCAGCTCAAGCCGCTGCTGCTCTGACCAACAACCAAAGCATGCTTATGAGGCTAAATGCTGTGAATAACCAATACTCAGATACGAGCATACAAGAGGGGTTCTCGTCGAGTCAGCATCCAACCCCAAACTCAAACCAGGGTCATCAGAGGCAGAACTTAGCAACAGGTGGATTTCTCAGCTCTCCCCAGATgcaacagcagcagcagcgCACTCTCAACACGTTTCAGCAGACACATTTTCCAGAAGATGCCACAGAAATACCTGTCGAATTCTCAGACGACAACTTCAACGACAGTGATAAGCAGGGTAGCTTGTAG
- the LOC103861565 gene encoding protein phosphatase inhibitor 2-like has translation MFPIYGSGAVHIVPFSLAISKTSLGVASSSMLILNGRGRVQWDEANIVEIESNKPVRQKITEPKTPYHPPYPMIDDDGGSLCSRVRSFDNFVEMHRAEELKNDLNDLASSSKIISHISDSGDWTPSEDEAEPIDQNEEDPEGEKNTSFNEHRRVHYDEFRMVKEMRSSGGSFYGEDAEGDDSAKTGKPEATISQNTPGAADAISSGKSSSSST, from the exons ATGTTTCCTATCTACGGTTCAGGGGCTGTACACATTGTCCCTTTTTCTTTAGCTATTAGCAAAACTTCTCTTGGTGTAGCATCATCAAGTATGTTAATATTGAATGGCAGGGGACGTGTACAATGGGATGAAGCTAATATAGTGGAAATTGAATCCAACAAACCTGTTAGGCAGAAGATTACTGAACCAAAGACACCCTATCACCCACCGTACCCCAtgattgatgatgatggtg GTTCTCTGTGTTCTAGAGTAAGATCGTTTGACAACTTTGTTGAAATGCATCGTGCTGAAGAACTAAAGAATGATCTGAACGATTTAGCTTCTTCAAGTAAAATTATTAGCCACATATCTGATTCTGGTGACTGGACCCCGTCAGAGGATGAAGCAGAACCAATAGATCAAAATGAAGAAG ATCCTGAGGGAGAGAAAAACACAAGTTTCAATGAACATAGACGGGTGCACTATGACGAGTTTCGAATGGTAAAGGAGATGAGATCCTCTGGTGGTTCTTTCTATGGTGAAGACGCAGAAGGAGACGATAGTGCCAAAACAGGTAAACCAGAGGCAACAATCTCACAGAACACTCCAGGTGCTGCGGATGCGATATCTTCAGGGAAGTCATCTTCGTCTTCTACTTGA
- the LOC103861564 gene encoding probable transcriptional regulator SLK1 isoform X1, with protein MILFVSSVPMGENNYYHVDKKKKPKLEEVEQDDMLHYNQYQDPPTGGQDLQLQAWRRQQNQFLQSQRPHHLPQQQYIQHQGPTVRNPQLQALLHRYRLRQHQQTLQLQLQQQQQLRRLLLQQQIPPNVCPFGGGMCAHRKFMMFLHHIKQRPEDNCITFWRAFVAEYFSPRAKQRLCFSQYKGADHMLGTLPQGMWQCNHCGTKSGKGVEATFDVLPRLFEIKFASGFVNELLSLEDPRECRVSSGLIVLKYRKLVQTIEYEQCRVVHEGPFLIIFSQDLKILRWEFCVQRHEEFLPRRRIAPKVNQLLQVVAQQDLQTNSNMVLAARRQLANSMELQPLNDLGYPKKYFRALQTYEVVKSMKALMDFTENHKIGPIEGWKRLSEQKERMRLQRQKMQEMEHLWNSGAMNRSAQAQMDGLTGYNNHHHSSAQAAAALTNNQSMLMRLNAVNNQYSDTSIQEGFSSSQHPTPNSNQGHQRQNLATGGFLSSPQMQQQQQRTLNTFQQTHFPEDATEIPVEFSDDNFNDSDKQGSL; from the exons ATGATTCTGTTTGTTag TTCAGTTCCGATGGGGGAAAACAATTATTACCATGtggataagaagaagaagcccaAGTTAGAAGAAGTTGAGCAAGACGACATGCTGCACTACAATCAGTATCAGGACCCACCCACGGGGGGACAAGATCTGCAGTTGCAAGCTTGGAGGAGGCAACAGAACCAGTTTCTTCAATCTCAGAGACCCCACCATCTTCCACAACAGCAGTACATCCAGCACCAGGGCCCCACCGTAAGGAATCCGCAGTTGCAAGCTTTGCTTCACCGGTACAGGCTGAGGCAACACCAGCAGACGCTTCAACTCCAACTTCAGCAACAGCAGCAGCTGAGACGGCTACTACTGCAACAACAGATCCCTCCTAATGTATGTCCTTTTGGAGGTGGTATGTGCGCTCATCGGAAATTTATGATGTTCTTGCATCACATAAAGCAACGACCTGAG gatAATTGCATTACCTTTTGGAGGGCATTCGTGGCTGAATACTTCTCACCTCGTGCAAAGCAAAGGTTGTGCTTTTCACAGTACAAAGGTGCTGACCACATGCTTGGCACCTTACCACAG GGTATGTGGCAGTGTAATCACTGCGGCACCAAGTCTGGAAAAGGAGTTG AGGCAACTTTCGATGTGCTTCCCAGACTATTTGAAATCAAATTTGCTAGTGGCTTCGTTAACGAGCTCTTATCTCTGGAAGATCCACGAGAATGCAGAGTTTCCAGTGGACTGATtgtattaaaatatagaaaactaGTTCAGACAATTGAATATGAGCAGTGTCGTGTTGTTCATGAGGGCCCTTTTCTGATCATATTCTCTCAAGATTTAAAG ATCCTGCGTTGGGAGTTTTGTGTTCAGCGTCATGAAGAGTTTCTTCCCCGCAGACGTATTGCTCCCAAG GTGAACCAGTTGCTTCAGGTTGTTGCTCAGCAGGATTTACAAACAAACAGTAACAT GGTCTTGGCGGCAAGAAGGCAGCTGGCAAATTCCATGGAATTACAGCCTCTGAATGATCTTGGctatccaaaaaaatatttcagagCTCTACAG ACATATGAAGTTGTCAAGAGCATGAAGGCTCTGATGGATTTCACAGAGAACCACAAAATTGGCCCTATCG AGGGGTGGAAACGACTTTCGGAACAGAAAGAGAGAATGAGGCTCCAGAGACAGAAAATGCAAGAGATGGAGCACTTATGGAATAGTGGAGCTATGAATAGGTCAGCTCAAGCTCAGATGGACGGCCTAACTGGCTACAACAATCACCATCATAGCTCAGCTCAAGCCGCTGCTGCTCTGACCAACAACCAAAGCATGCTTATGAGGCTAAATGCTGTGAATAACCAATACTCAGATACGAGCATACAAGAGGGGTTCTCGTCGAGTCAGCATCCAACCCCAAACTCAAACCAGGGTCATCAGAGGCAGAACTTAGCAACAGGTGGATTTCTCAGCTCTCCCCAGATgcaacagcagcagcagcgCACTCTCAACACGTTTCAGCAGACACATTTTCCAGAAGATGCCACAGAAATACCTGTCGAATTCTCAGACGACAACTTCAACGACAGTGATAAGCAGGGTAGCTTGTAG